The window TGTCTGAAATGTCATTTGTTGTGATGATGACACTTTTTAGAGAGTCTTCATATCCAGTGACTACAGTCCATTTTAAGTGAATATGCTTAATAATTCCATCTAAGGTTTTGATCTTGGTATCAACTTCAAAATGATCAGATCCACAGCAAATAGCTAATAACTGTTCCCTCAAGGTTTCAAGGGATTCTTCAACAAAAATTGAGGAGAAATTTTCAAGTAATTCTTCTTTAGTAGAGGCATGGTGAAGGTCTAAACAAGCTTTATTGAGGTTTAATAATTTTACTTTTGAAACGCAAATAATTAAATGGTGGGGATTGTCGATAAAAAATTTTCTAACTGAAATTTCATCTTTTCCTATCAAGTTTAATTCTTTGAGATAAGCTTTCACCTCAGAGAAATCTTCTTCCCAGATAGGAATAGGTACAATTTCAAAGATGGCTTGAAAACGTGAATTACCCTTTTCCATACACTCAGATAACTTGGCTATTTATTTATTAAAAATCAAGTAAAGAAATCATGGGGATTAGATATGATCACTTTAGTTTGGTAATAATAGCTCAATATCAATATTTAAAGGATATAAATAAAGTTTCTTATAAAAAACTTATCTGAATAATAGCATGCATTTAAAAATCTGATTATCTGCAGTATTTTCTAGAAGAAATTTGAAATAAAGCAGATAATCAGAATTATTGATATTCTAAATTACCAAATTACCATATCACCATCATTTCCATTACCATATTTTCTCCAAAGTGAGAAAGTAGCTATAAATTCATGTGTTGGTTGAGGGATGAGGTAGGATTTGTTAGTTGGGATTTCATGGGTATATCCCAGTTTGATTTGCTTATGCACCACTCCAAATGTGAAGTTATTAGCGTAATCTACTCTATGACCCACTCCAACCCAAATCTTATCCATGAAAATGCCTTTTATATTAGCTTCAAAATGGTTTGGAAGATCATCTTGCGCCCTGTACATGACGTGCGAAGCGATGCTCACTACTGGAGAAATGGTGTGTCTAAAACCTGATTGGAAAACACTCACGCGAGGCTTTTTATCAAAGAAGATATCGCCAAAATTGATAGATCCTTGATTAATGTTCTCCAATCATCTATTTCCTCAGTTGTTGGAATAGGTCGGATAACATCTACAAAGTATTGATTTACAATTTGACCATCTTTTATAAGGTTGATGGGTATCGAAGTTGTACCAAAGACAAGAGGAACTCTAGTTTCATTAAAACTTGCTCTAGGATTGTTACCATTGACTTGAATCAATAATGAAGCATTATCAGTTTCTGCTCTTAATATAATCTCTGAATCTAAAAATGATACTTGGACATTATATTGATAAATGTCTGGATCGAATGAAGGGTTCAGTGTTCCCTTATTGCTGCTAATATTTGTTAGCTGATTGAGGTCATTCAAATTATTGATTTCAACCGAATAACCTGTTTGAGTATTACTGAAAAATAAAAATAATACAACAATGATTAAATAATTTCTTTTGTAAATCTTCTGACTCATGTTAGAATCTGTGTTTATTGATATTTGAATTATAATAATGGTGCTTAGGGTGACTAAAATTGTAAAAAATAATTTACATATTAAAAATAAGATTTTTGAATAATGTGATAAGTCAGTATATTATTTCATATCTAAGATATTATTGATGACGAAATGCAATAATTTAGATGTACAAATATTTGGTGATTTTTGTAAAAAATTGGTGATAGCGCACATTTTTACGAATTAAACAGAAAAATGTAATCTAACTGGAAATCGGTATATTCTTATTTTTTACCGTTCAAAAAGACTGAAAAAATAAATTTTGGTCCATTAGTGATTTGTAAATAATAATTAGTTATTTCTCAGAAACGCTTACAAAATATGACAAGACAAACATCTTTAGTAGTTTAGAAATAATTCTTTCTGAAAATATAACTGTTGCCAAAAATCCAGATTTAGGCTTTTTCAATAAACTTGTCAATTCATTTGTAATTGGCTGGAAAGGTTTAGGTTATTTTGTTTGGGACTTATGAATATTTGGCCATTTATTTTATTGGCTGCTATTGTTATTGCCTTTCTTAGAAAATGGATAAAGAAAAAGCAATAGTTACATCAATAAAATGTTTGATTTGGGAAATCAAAAATGCTTCTTTGGCGTTTACCAATGAAAGCAAAATCCCTTTATGCAATTTTTATTTCGTTTTGTAGTATTTGTTATCTGTTTTGGACTGGTATCTCATGGAACAGTTTTTTCTCAAAATGAGAGCCTTGTAGAAGGAGTTGTATTTGATTTTTCACAAAATCTGCCCATTCCAGGAGCAAATGTCTATTGGGAAGATGATTTGAGTAGTGGTGTTACTACTGATTTGGATGGAAAATTTCAAATTAAATTAACGAATCTTCCTTCAAAATTGATTATCTCTTTTGTGGGTTTTGAGCAGGTAGCTAGAGTAATTCAAGCAAAAGATTTAACTAAGCCAATTCAATTTTTTCTTAGAGAAGAAGATATAGATTTACAAGAAGTAACTGTAAGTAGTACTAGACCCGATGAAAATGTCAGAAGTTTGGATTTAGGAAAATCTGTAGTTCCTATTCAGACGATCAAAAATATTCCAGCTTTATTTGGCGAAGTTGACTTGCTTAGAAGCCTTCAATTGCTTCCTGGAGTGCAAACAGCAGGAGAGGGGACAACAGGCCTTTTTGTGAGAGGTGGTTCGGCAGATCAAAACTTGCTTCAAATAGATGGAGCACCTGTTTACAATCCATCTCACTTTTTTGGGTTTTTCTCGGTGTTCAATCCTGATGCTTTGAGTGGAGTTGATTTTTATAAAGGGAATATCCCTGCTAATTTCGGTGGAAGAGTTTCCAGTGTGATTGATATTTCGTTGAAGGAAGGCAATTTTGAAAAAGTAAAAGGGGAAGGTGGAATAGGAACAATAAGCTCTCGTTTAACTGTAGATGGGCCACTTTTATCCGATAAATCCAGTTTTTCAATATCAGGTAGGAGAACTTATGCAGATATGTTCTTGAGATTATCTTCTGATCCGAATATCAATAGCAATGATTTGTATTTTTATGATTTGAATGGAAAATTTACTTTTCTCTTAGGCGATAGAGATAAATTGACTGTTTCATCTTACTACGGATCTGATTACTTAGGTTTGTCTGCTCAGTTTGGATTAGGTTGGAGCAATTGGGTTTCATCAATAATATGGAATAGGAATATCTCCAAAAACTTCTTTTTTGACTTAACTGCATATCACAGTTCATACCAATATAATGTGGATTTTGATGATCCTGATAGTGGGTTCAAATGGGGAAATACCTTAGCAGAATCAGGCTTAAAGGCAACTTGGACCTATCAAGCTACAGAAAAAACGGAATTGAAATGGGGTGCACATAGTCAGCTTTATAGTTTTTCCCCAATTAGCCTTATTCCTACACCAGGGAGTGCCATAGAGCCATTCGCAACCAATCCAAGAAATGGTCTTCAGAATAATCTTTACATAGGTGGGACAACGGAAATCAATCCTAAATTAAGTGTTGAGGCTGGAATAAGATGGTCTATTTATCAGCAACAGGGAAAAGGGGTTGATTACAGATATGAAGGAGGTCAACCAAGCCCCGAGGCAGAAATAATAGATTCTTTAGTTTTTGGAAGATTTGAGAGAATAAAAGATTTTCAAGGAATAGAACCTAGATTGGCAGCGAGATATTTATTAAATGAAGGACTTTCACTAAAAGCATCTTTTAATAGAAGCTTTCAATATTTACAAGTAGCATCCAACAGTTCAGCAGGTCTTCCTATAGATCGATGGATTTTGGCAGGAACATATGTTCCCCCAATTAGAGGAGATCAAGTTTCAGTGGGGATTTTCAAAAATCTTAATGATAACATTTGGGAAATCTCAGCTGAAGGATATTACAAAGATTTCAAAAATATCATCGATTTAAGACAAGGTGCAAATATCCTTTTCACAGATAAT is drawn from Belliella baltica DSM 15883 and contains these coding sequences:
- a CDS encoding type IX secretion system membrane protein PorP/SprF produces the protein MSVFQSGFRHTISPVVSIASHVMYRAQDDLPNHFEANIKGIFMDKIWVGVGHRVDYANNFTFGVVHKQIKLGYTHEIPTNKSYLIPQPTHEFIATFSLWRKYGNGNDGDMVIW
- a CDS encoding cadherin-like beta sandwich domain-containing protein; the protein is MSQKIYKRNYLIIVVLFLFFSNTQTGYSVEINNLNDLNQLTNISSNKGTLNPSFDPDIYQYNVQVSFLDSEIILRAETDNASLLIQVNGNNPRASFNETRVPLVFGTTSIPINLIKDGQIVNQYFVDVIRPIPTTEEIDDWRTLIKDLSILAISSLIKSLA
- a CDS encoding TonB-dependent receptor — translated: MQFLFRFVVFVICFGLVSHGTVFSQNESLVEGVVFDFSQNLPIPGANVYWEDDLSSGVTTDLDGKFQIKLTNLPSKLIISFVGFEQVARVIQAKDLTKPIQFFLREEDIDLQEVTVSSTRPDENVRSLDLGKSVVPIQTIKNIPALFGEVDLLRSLQLLPGVQTAGEGTTGLFVRGGSADQNLLQIDGAPVYNPSHFFGFFSVFNPDALSGVDFYKGNIPANFGGRVSSVIDISLKEGNFEKVKGEGGIGTISSRLTVDGPLLSDKSSFSISGRRTYADMFLRLSSDPNINSNDLYFYDLNGKFTFLLGDRDKLTVSSYYGSDYLGLSAQFGLGWSNWVSSIIWNRNISKNFFFDLTAYHSSYQYNVDFDDPDSGFKWGNTLAESGLKATWTYQATEKTELKWGAHSQLYSFSPISLIPTPGSAIEPFATNPRNGLQNNLYIGGTTEINPKLSVEAGIRWSIYQQQGKGVDYRYEGGQPSPEAEIIDSLVFGRFERIKDFQGIEPRLAARYLLNEGLSLKASFNRSFQYLQVASNSSAGLPIDRWILAGTYVPPIRGDQVSVGIFKNLNDNIWEISAEGYYKDFKNIIDLRQGANILFTDNVETEILTGNGYAYGLEFLLRKNVGKSTGWLSYTYSRTWRQVPGISFDQWYNPRFDRPHDLTLVVNHEFNKRWSAGLTIVYTTGQAVTFPVGSYEVDSQRLPLFSGVRNDDRFPDYHRMDASVTWKNADKGRKWRGSWNFSVYNLYGRKNPFAYQFTEIFNDQINFTPGPNEMVTSRRPGVIMTYLFTFLPSLTYNFNF